Proteins from one Mycobacterium sp. EPa45 genomic window:
- the ponA2 gene encoding transglycosylase/D,D-transpeptidase PonA2: MSEPRPTRGATVGKLALYCLLAGVLVAAMLFPLAGGAGIVVNHASDVAAQDSADLMTGEVPTVTTMVDTAGNPIAWIYAQRRWPVPTDRIADTMKLAIVSIEDKRFADHNGVDVQGTLTGLIGYLRGDLDTRGGSTIEQQYVKNYNLLVNAQTDAERRAAVETTPARKLREIRMALALDKAISKPEILTRYLNLVYFGNGAYGVQDAAKTYFGINSTDLNWQQAALLAGIVQSTSALNPYTNPDAALARRNVVLDTMIENLPDRADELRAARRQPLGILPQPNSLPQGCIAAGDRGFFCDYVLQYLARAGLSKDDVARNGYLIRTTLDPKVQDSVKKAIDTVASPKLDGVASVMSVIQPGKTSHKLLAMGDNRGYGLQLDAGQTVQPQPFSLAGDGAGSIFKIFTTAAALEMGLGINAQLDVPGSFQGKGLGTSNTPGCPKETWCVKNAGNYRSPMSVTDALAQSPNTAFAKLIQQIGVTRAVDMAVRLGLRSYAEPGTARAYQPDSNESLADFVKRQNLGSFTLGPFELNALELSNVAATLASGGVWCPPSPVDKIFDRHGREVAVETQACEQVVPEGLANTLANGLSKDSTGGTAAGSAGSVGWNLPMSGKTGTTESHRSSGFLGFTNQYAAANYIFDDSTNPGGLCSFPLRKCGYGNLYGGNEPARTWFLAMKPVAEAFGPVVLPPVDKRYVDGGPGSVVPSVTGLSFDAARKRLREAGFQVPDLPTPVNSYSSKGAVVGTTPSGKTIPGSIITINTSNGIPPAPPPDLGPPTPPPPPDAPPPDVNVINIPGLPPITLPMFPPPAPPAPEPAPPPPPAPEPPPPPPPPPADAPPPP; encoded by the coding sequence ATGTCGGAGCCACGCCCAACGAGGGGTGCCACCGTTGGCAAGCTCGCGTTGTACTGCCTGCTGGCCGGTGTCTTGGTGGCCGCCATGCTGTTTCCCCTCGCAGGTGGCGCGGGGATCGTGGTCAATCACGCATCCGACGTGGCCGCGCAGGACTCCGCCGACCTGATGACGGGCGAGGTGCCCACGGTCACCACGATGGTGGACACCGCCGGAAATCCGATCGCCTGGATCTACGCGCAGCGCCGCTGGCCGGTACCCACCGACCGGATTGCCGACACGATGAAATTGGCAATCGTCTCGATCGAGGACAAGCGCTTCGCCGACCACAACGGCGTCGACGTCCAGGGCACCCTCACCGGCCTGATCGGCTACCTCAGGGGTGATCTCGACACCCGGGGCGGGTCGACGATCGAGCAGCAGTACGTCAAGAACTACAACCTGTTGGTCAACGCCCAGACCGACGCCGAGCGGCGGGCGGCGGTCGAAACGACGCCCGCCCGCAAGCTGCGTGAGATCCGGATGGCCCTGGCCCTGGACAAGGCGATCTCCAAGCCCGAAATCCTCACCCGGTACCTGAACCTGGTCTACTTCGGCAACGGGGCCTACGGAGTCCAGGACGCGGCGAAGACCTACTTCGGTATCAATTCGACCGACCTGAATTGGCAGCAGGCCGCGCTGCTCGCAGGCATCGTGCAATCGACCAGCGCGCTGAACCCGTACACCAACCCCGACGCCGCGCTCGCCCGCCGCAACGTCGTCTTGGACACGATGATCGAGAACCTGCCGGACCGGGCCGACGAGCTACGCGCCGCCCGCCGGCAGCCGCTGGGCATCCTGCCGCAACCGAACTCATTGCCGCAGGGCTGCATCGCCGCCGGGGACCGAGGCTTCTTCTGCGACTACGTGCTGCAGTATCTGGCCCGCGCGGGTCTGTCCAAGGACGATGTGGCGCGCAACGGCTACCTGATCCGCACCACCCTGGACCCGAAGGTCCAAGACAGCGTGAAGAAGGCGATCGACACCGTCGCCAGCCCGAAGCTAGACGGCGTGGCCAGCGTGATGAGTGTCATCCAGCCCGGCAAGACCAGTCACAAACTGCTCGCGATGGGCGACAACCGCGGATACGGCCTGCAGCTCGACGCCGGCCAGACCGTTCAGCCGCAGCCGTTCTCGTTGGCCGGTGATGGCGCGGGCTCGATCTTCAAGATCTTCACCACCGCCGCCGCTCTGGAGATGGGCCTGGGCATCAACGCTCAGCTCGATGTGCCGGGGTCGTTCCAGGGCAAGGGCTTGGGTACCAGCAACACGCCTGGTTGCCCGAAGGAGACCTGGTGTGTGAAGAACGCCGGCAACTACCGCAGCCCCATGAGCGTGACAGACGCGCTGGCGCAGTCACCGAACACCGCCTTCGCGAAGCTGATCCAGCAGATCGGCGTCACCCGCGCCGTGGATATGGCGGTACGGCTGGGGTTGCGCTCCTATGCCGAGCCGGGCACAGCGCGCGCCTACCAGCCCGACAGCAATGAAAGCCTGGCCGACTTCGTCAAGCGCCAGAACCTTGGTTCGTTCACACTGGGACCGTTTGAGCTCAACGCACTCGAATTGTCCAATGTGGCAGCCACACTGGCGTCTGGCGGTGTGTGGTGCCCGCCGAGCCCGGTGGACAAGATCTTCGATCGACACGGCCGTGAGGTCGCCGTCGAGACGCAGGCCTGCGAGCAGGTGGTACCCGAGGGGCTGGCCAATACCCTGGCCAACGGGCTGTCCAAGGACTCCACCGGCGGCACTGCGGCCGGTTCGGCCGGCTCGGTCGGCTGGAACCTGCCGATGTCAGGCAAGACCGGCACGACCGAATCACACCGCTCCTCAGGGTTTTTGGGATTCACCAACCAGTACGCCGCGGCCAACTACATCTTCGACGACTCCACCAACCCGGGCGGCCTGTGTTCATTTCCCCTGCGCAAGTGCGGATACGGCAACCTTTACGGCGGCAATGAGCCGGCCCGGACATGGTTCCTGGCGATGAAGCCGGTCGCCGAAGCCTTCGGCCCGGTCGTATTGCCGCCCGTCGACAAACGCTACGTCGACGGCGGCCCGGGCAGTGTGGTTCCCAGCGTCACCGGGCTGAGCTTCGATGCCGCCCGAAAGAGGTTGCGGGAAGCGGGTTTCCAAGTACCTGACCTGCCCACGCCGGTCAACAGCTACTCCTCGAAGGGTGCGGTCGTCGGGACGACGCCGTCAGGCAAGACCATCCCCGGTTCGATCATCACGATCAACACCAGCAACGGAATCCCGCCTGCGCCGCCCCCGGATCTCGGGCCGCCAACGCCTCCCCCACCGCCGGATGCCCCGCCGCCCGACGTCAACGTCATCAACATCCCCGGCCTGCCGCCCATCACGCTGCCGATGTTTCCGCCGCCGGCACCGCCGGCACCGGAACCTGCGCCGCCTCCGCCGCCGGCACCCGAGCCGCCGCCCCCGCCGCCCCCGCCGCCGGCCGACGCGCCCCCGCCGCCATAG
- the dinB gene encoding DNA polymerase IV: MFVSGDRATILHADLDSFYASVEQRDDPTLRGRPVIVGGGVVLAASYEAKAYGVRTAMGGHQARRLCPAAVVVPPRMSAYSQASDDVFAVFRDTTPLVEPLSVDEAFLDVSGLRRLAGNPVQIGARLREEVRDRVGLPITVGIARTKFLAKVASQEAKPDGLLLVPPEGELAFLHPLPVRRLWGVGPKTADKLHAHGIETVAQVAELGETMLASMVGPAMGRQLYSLSRNIDRRRVDTGRRRRSVGAQRALGRRRITPTELDAVVIGLVDRITRRMRSAQRTGRTVVLRLRFDDFTRITRSHTMARATGSTAPILAAARGLVATAEPLIAERGITLIGFAVSNIDPGGAQQLELPLDGARPETLDLDAAVDRVRRRYGNAVLTRGVLVGRDPGLEMPHLPD, from the coding sequence ATGTTCGTGTCCGGCGACCGGGCGACCATCCTGCACGCTGATCTCGACTCTTTCTACGCCTCGGTCGAGCAGCGCGATGACCCCACGCTGCGTGGCCGCCCGGTAATCGTGGGCGGTGGCGTGGTGCTCGCCGCCAGCTACGAGGCCAAGGCCTACGGAGTGCGCACCGCAATGGGCGGTCACCAGGCCCGCCGGCTGTGCCCCGCGGCGGTGGTCGTACCGCCGCGGATGTCTGCCTACAGCCAGGCCAGCGACGATGTCTTTGCAGTCTTCCGCGACACCACACCGCTGGTCGAACCACTCTCGGTCGACGAGGCGTTTCTCGACGTGTCCGGCTTGCGGCGGCTGGCCGGTAACCCGGTGCAGATCGGGGCGCGACTGCGCGAGGAGGTGCGCGACCGCGTCGGACTGCCCATCACGGTGGGCATCGCGCGTACGAAATTCCTGGCCAAGGTCGCCAGCCAGGAAGCCAAGCCCGACGGGCTGCTGCTGGTGCCGCCCGAGGGCGAGCTGGCATTCCTTCATCCGCTGCCGGTGCGCCGACTCTGGGGAGTGGGACCCAAGACCGCCGACAAATTGCACGCGCACGGCATCGAGACCGTCGCCCAGGTTGCCGAACTCGGGGAGACCATGTTGGCGTCGATGGTCGGCCCGGCGATGGGCCGACAGCTGTATTCGCTGTCGCGCAACATCGACCGGCGCCGCGTCGACACCGGCCGTCGCCGCCGCTCGGTCGGTGCCCAGCGGGCACTCGGCCGACGCCGGATCACGCCCACTGAGCTGGATGCCGTGGTGATCGGCCTCGTCGACCGGATCACCCGCCGGATGCGCTCGGCGCAGCGCACCGGGCGAACAGTCGTGCTGCGCTTGCGTTTCGACGACTTCACCCGCATCACCCGCTCGCATACGATGGCCCGCGCCACCGGCTCCACCGCGCCGATCCTGGCCGCCGCACGCGGTCTGGTCGCAACGGCCGAACCGCTGATCGCCGAGCGCGGCATCACGCTGATCGGGTTCGCGGTATCGAATATCGACCCCGGCGGCGCGCAGCAGCTGGAACTACCTCTCGACGGCGCGCGCCCCGAGACACTGGACCTCGACGCCGCCGTCGACCGGGTTCGGCGGCGCTACGGCAATGCGGTGCTCACCCGCGGTGTGCTGGTCGGCCGGGACCCCGGCCTGGAGATGCCGCACCTGCCGGACTAG
- a CDS encoding PHP domain-containing protein gives MDPVAALREIAYYKDRAREDSRRVMAYRKAADIVEALDEQTRDRHGRANSWQSLPGIGPKTAKVIAQAWAGQEPDVLVELRGGAEDLGGGDIRAALRGDLHLHSNWSDGSAPIPEMMAAAAALGHEYCVLTDHSPRLTIANGLSPDRLRHQLDVIDELRETMAPFRILTGIEVDILEDGTLDQEPELLDRLDVVVASVHSKLAMDEPSMTRRMIRAVTNSRVNVLGHCTGRLVTGSRGLRPESKFDAEKVFTACRDNNTAVEINSRPERRDPPTRLLKLALDIGCNFSIDTDAHAPGQLDFLGYGAQRAVDSDVPVERIVNTWPVEKLLGWAAS, from the coding sequence ATGGACCCCGTGGCCGCGCTGCGTGAGATCGCGTACTACAAGGACCGTGCGCGGGAAGACTCCCGACGCGTGATGGCCTATCGCAAGGCCGCCGACATCGTCGAGGCGCTGGACGAGCAGACCCGCGACCGGCACGGCCGCGCCAACAGCTGGCAGAGCCTGCCTGGCATCGGACCGAAGACGGCCAAGGTGATCGCGCAGGCCTGGGCCGGCCAGGAACCCGACGTGCTGGTCGAGTTGCGGGGCGGCGCCGAGGATCTCGGTGGCGGCGACATTCGCGCCGCGCTGCGAGGCGATCTGCATCTGCATTCGAATTGGTCGGACGGCTCGGCACCGATCCCGGAGATGATGGCCGCCGCGGCTGCACTGGGCCACGAGTACTGCGTGCTCACCGACCACTCACCGCGGTTGACCATCGCCAACGGGCTCTCACCCGACCGGCTGCGCCATCAGCTCGACGTCATCGACGAACTCCGCGAGACGATGGCGCCCTTCCGGATCCTCACCGGCATCGAAGTCGACATCCTCGAAGACGGAACCCTGGACCAGGAGCCCGAGCTGCTGGACCGCCTCGATGTCGTCGTCGCCAGCGTGCACTCGAAGCTGGCGATGGACGAGCCGTCGATGACCCGGCGAATGATCCGCGCGGTCACGAACTCTCGGGTCAATGTCCTCGGGCACTGCACAGGGCGGCTGGTGACCGGTAGCCGCGGCCTGCGGCCGGAGTCGAAGTTCGACGCCGAGAAGGTGTTCACCGCGTGCCGGGACAACAACACCGCCGTAGAGATCAATTCGCGCCCCGAGCGGCGTGACCCGCCGACCCGGCTGCTCAAGCTGGCGTTGGATATCGGGTGCAACTTCTCGATCGATACCGATGCCCACGCACCGGGCCAGCTGGACTTCCTCGGCTACGGTGCGCAGCGTGCTGTCGACAGCGACGTGCCCGTCGAACGGATCGTCAACACCTGGCCGGTCGAGAAGCTGTTGGGTTGGGCCGCAAGCTAA